From Deinococcus yavapaiensis KR-236, a single genomic window includes:
- the rpsJ gene encoding 30S ribosomal protein S10, translated as MVAPKIRIKLRGFDHKALDSSASKIVDTVRRTGANVFGPVPLPTRIRRFTVLRSPFIDKDSREHFEIRTHNRLVDIENPTKKTIDSLMTLDLPTGVDIEIKTVGGSR; from the coding sequence ATGGTTGCTCCCAAAATCCGCATTAAACTGCGCGGCTTCGATCACAAGGCCCTGGACTCCAGCGCCTCGAAGATCGTCGACACCGTGCGCCGCACGGGCGCGAACGTGTTCGGCCCCGTGCCGCTTCCCACGCGCATTCGTCGCTTCACCGTGCTGCGCTCGCCCTTCATCGACAAGGACAGCCGCGAGCACTTCGAAATTCGCACCCACAACCGCCTTGTGGACATCGAGAACCCGACGAAGAAGACCATCGACAGCTTGATGACGCTCGATTTGCCCACGGGCGTGGACATCGAGATCAAGACCGTCGGAGGCAGCCGATGA